A part of Miscanthus floridulus cultivar M001 chromosome 6, ASM1932011v1, whole genome shotgun sequence genomic DNA contains:
- the LOC136460062 gene encoding pentatricopeptide repeat-containing protein At2g22410, mitochondrial-like isoform X1 encodes MMEAVKKLHAHLVVSGLHNCQYAMSKVIRSYALQQSDLVIAHKVFEQIESPTTFLWNTLLRGLAQSDAPKDAIVFYKKAQEKGMKPDNLTFPFALKACAKTYAPKEGEQMHNHVIKLGFLLDIFVSNSLIHLYAACGDLVCARSVFDEMLVKDVVSWNSLIGGYSQRNRFKEVLALFELMQAEEVQADKVTMVKVISACTHLGDWSMADCMVRYIERNQIEVDVYLGNTLIDYYCRIGQLQSAEKVFSQMKDKNTVTLNAMITAYAKGGNLVSVNKIFDQIPNKDLISWSSMICAYSQASHFSDSLELFRQMQRAKVKPDAVVIASVLSACAHLGALDLGKWIHDYVRRNNIKADTIMENSLIDMFAKCGCMQEALQVFTEMEEKDTLSWNSIILGLANNGFEDEALNIFYSMLTESPRPNEVTFLGVLIACANRQLVQEGLDHFERMKSDHNLEPQMKHYGCVVDILSRAGQLEKALSFISEMPLAPDPVIWRILLGACKAHGNVAVAEVATKKLSELDPGNSGDYMLLSSIYASADRWSDAMNVRRWMADTEVRKSPACSVVDSASSTNC; translated from the coding sequence ATGATGGAAGCTGTAAAGAAGCTCCATGCTCATCTCGTTGTTTCTGGCCTGCACAACTGTCAATATGCAATGTCCAAGGTTATCAGATCTTATGCTCTTCAACAATCAGATTTGGTTATTGCTCATAAAGTATTTGAGCAGATCGAATCACCAACAACTTTTCTTTGGAATACTCTACTCAGGGGGCTTGCTCAGAGTGATGCGCCAAAAGATGCAATTGTTTTTTACAAGAAAGCTCAGGAAAAGGGTATGAAGCCAGACAATCTGACATTTCCTTTCGCGTTGAAGGCTTGTGCAAAAACTTATGCTCCCAAGGAAGGTGAACAGATGCACAACCATGTTATAAAACTTGGATTTCTTCTGGACATCTTTGTTTCCAATTCTCTGATTCATCTGTATGCTGCTTGCGGTGATCTGGTCTGTGCAAGATCTGTCTTTGATGAGATGCTAGTTAAGGATGTCGTGTCCTGGAATTCCTTGATCGGTGGGTACAGCCAGCGCAATAGATTTAAAGAAGTATTGGCATTATTCGAGCTAATGCAGGCTGAAGAAGTGCAAGCTGATAAGGTTACTATGGTCAAGGTGATTTCAGCTTGCACTCATCTAGGAGACTGGAGCATGGCAGATTGTATGGTTAGGTACATCGAGCGTAATCAGATTGAGGTGGATGTGTACTTGGGAAATACTTTGATTGATTATTACTGTAGAATTGGGCAGCTGCAATCAGCTGAAAAGGTGTTTTCTCAGATGAAGGATAAGAACACCGTGACACTGAATGCAATGATCACCGCATATGCAAAGGGTGGGAATTTGGTCTCAGTAAATAAAATATTCGATCAAATTCCTAACAAAGATTTGATTTCCTGGAGTTCTATGATATGCGCATACTCGCAGGCTAGTCACTTCTCTGATTCTTTGGAGCTCTTCAGGCAGATGCAGAGAGCCAAGGTGAAACCAGATGCTGTTGTGATTGCCAGTGTACTTTCTGCTTGCGCACACTTGGGTGCACTTGATCTTGGTAAGTGGATTCATGACTATGTGAGGAGAAACAATATCAAAGCTGATACTATTATGGAGAACTCTCTGATTGACATGTTTGCAAAGTGCGGGTGCATGCAGGAGGCACTACAAGTGTTCACAGAGATGGAGGAGAAGGATACCTTGTCATGGAACTCAATCATACTAGGACTAGCAAACAATGGGTTTGAGGATGAGGCACTGAACATTTTTTACAGCATGCTCACTGAAAGTCCCAGACCAAATGAGGTTACTTTCCTTGGCGTGCTGATCGCTTGTGCTAACAGGCAATTAGTTCAGGAAGGGCTTGACCACTTTGAAAGGATGAAATCAGATCACAACTTGGAACCACAGATGAAGCACTACGGATGCGTTGTCGATATTCTCAGCCGTGCTGGTCAGCTGGAGAAGGCGCTGAGTTTCATCAGTGAGATGCCCCTGGCTCCTGACCCTGTGATTTGGAGGATACTGCTAGGGGCGTGCAAGGCACATGGTAACGTGGCTGTTGCCGAGGTGGCCACCAAGAAGCTCAGTGAACTAGACCCCGGTAACAGCGGGGACTACATGTTGCTGAGCAGTATTTATGCCAGTGCTGATCGATGGAGTGACGCCATGAACGTCAGGCGATGGATGGCTGATACTGAAGTGAGGAAGTCGCCCGCTTGTAGTGTTGTTGATTCAGCTAGCTCGACGAATTGTTAG
- the LOC136460062 gene encoding pentatricopeptide repeat-containing protein At2g22410, mitochondrial-like isoform X2, protein MLISLFLACTTVNMQCPRGLAQSDAPKDAIVFYKKAQEKGMKPDNLTFPFALKACAKTYAPKEGEQMHNHVIKLGFLLDIFVSNSLIHLYAACGDLVCARSVFDEMLVKDVVSWNSLIGGYSQRNRFKEVLALFELMQAEEVQADKVTMVKVISACTHLGDWSMADCMVRYIERNQIEVDVYLGNTLIDYYCRIGQLQSAEKVFSQMKDKNTVTLNAMITAYAKGGNLVSVNKIFDQIPNKDLISWSSMICAYSQASHFSDSLELFRQMQRAKVKPDAVVIASVLSACAHLGALDLGKWIHDYVRRNNIKADTIMENSLIDMFAKCGCMQEALQVFTEMEEKDTLSWNSIILGLANNGFEDEALNIFYSMLTESPRPNEVTFLGVLIACANRQLVQEGLDHFERMKSDHNLEPQMKHYGCVVDILSRAGQLEKALSFISEMPLAPDPVIWRILLGACKAHGNVAVAEVATKKLSELDPGNSGDYMLLSSIYASADRWSDAMNVRRWMADTEVRKSPACSVVDSASSTNC, encoded by the exons ATGCTCATCTCGTTGTTTCTGGCCTGCACAACTGTCAATATGCAATGTCCAAG GGGGCTTGCTCAGAGTGATGCGCCAAAAGATGCAATTGTTTTTTACAAGAAAGCTCAGGAAAAGGGTATGAAGCCAGACAATCTGACATTTCCTTTCGCGTTGAAGGCTTGTGCAAAAACTTATGCTCCCAAGGAAGGTGAACAGATGCACAACCATGTTATAAAACTTGGATTTCTTCTGGACATCTTTGTTTCCAATTCTCTGATTCATCTGTATGCTGCTTGCGGTGATCTGGTCTGTGCAAGATCTGTCTTTGATGAGATGCTAGTTAAGGATGTCGTGTCCTGGAATTCCTTGATCGGTGGGTACAGCCAGCGCAATAGATTTAAAGAAGTATTGGCATTATTCGAGCTAATGCAGGCTGAAGAAGTGCAAGCTGATAAGGTTACTATGGTCAAGGTGATTTCAGCTTGCACTCATCTAGGAGACTGGAGCATGGCAGATTGTATGGTTAGGTACATCGAGCGTAATCAGATTGAGGTGGATGTGTACTTGGGAAATACTTTGATTGATTATTACTGTAGAATTGGGCAGCTGCAATCAGCTGAAAAGGTGTTTTCTCAGATGAAGGATAAGAACACCGTGACACTGAATGCAATGATCACCGCATATGCAAAGGGTGGGAATTTGGTCTCAGTAAATAAAATATTCGATCAAATTCCTAACAAAGATTTGATTTCCTGGAGTTCTATGATATGCGCATACTCGCAGGCTAGTCACTTCTCTGATTCTTTGGAGCTCTTCAGGCAGATGCAGAGAGCCAAGGTGAAACCAGATGCTGTTGTGATTGCCAGTGTACTTTCTGCTTGCGCACACTTGGGTGCACTTGATCTTGGTAAGTGGATTCATGACTATGTGAGGAGAAACAATATCAAAGCTGATACTATTATGGAGAACTCTCTGATTGACATGTTTGCAAAGTGCGGGTGCATGCAGGAGGCACTACAAGTGTTCACAGAGATGGAGGAGAAGGATACCTTGTCATGGAACTCAATCATACTAGGACTAGCAAACAATGGGTTTGAGGATGAGGCACTGAACATTTTTTACAGCATGCTCACTGAAAGTCCCAGACCAAATGAGGTTACTTTCCTTGGCGTGCTGATCGCTTGTGCTAACAGGCAATTAGTTCAGGAAGGGCTTGACCACTTTGAAAGGATGAAATCAGATCACAACTTGGAACCACAGATGAAGCACTACGGATGCGTTGTCGATATTCTCAGCCGTGCTGGTCAGCTGGAGAAGGCGCTGAGTTTCATCAGTGAGATGCCCCTGGCTCCTGACCCTGTGATTTGGAGGATACTGCTAGGGGCGTGCAAGGCACATGGTAACGTGGCTGTTGCCGAGGTGGCCACCAAGAAGCTCAGTGAACTAGACCCCGGTAACAGCGGGGACTACATGTTGCTGAGCAGTATTTATGCCAGTGCTGATCGATGGAGTGACGCCATGAACGTCAGGCGATGGATGGCTGATACTGAAGTGAGGAAGTCGCCCGCTTGTAGTGTTGTTGATTCAGCTAGCTCGACGAATTGTTAG